From one Dermacentor andersoni chromosome 1, qqDerAnde1_hic_scaffold, whole genome shotgun sequence genomic stretch:
- the LOC126547013 gene encoding uncharacterized protein isoform X1, which produces MHCLMSFQKIVGWCERCRSDGLKSPILLYPVGPTEAVKMCSNLKCSDMVNGNIQADLVEIDMPKLREIFTEPRPVKWCDSDGGYHHHCIKVPTSSASPSAGLDSNNQKSRTHHTSATIAGTKKVTTEPFRRHAVDICDKVPTASRANPSPDLHLEKHRDRLCQGAAVSISGDTVQATANPFREPTVGIRDSAPTALLCAEPPVHVNPVKHMYRTCHTSSSTCGDAGQVFIKPVGEPTVNICDNATNESLCTNSEVCVDEEEHVYSARDTSASTCSEVRHGTIDKVLAVTTCGSAPIQSFGTNTSLCVNTDHRYRSHPSIHKPAAAVTSAARVTASSSGSAFHDSTIIPLSVSAPSEVKTKKCNDTGGGSVFCMSLIPKAVAVKVVASSEHPFCVVNREPTSPNLCPETKQKKNADEKCDKVNMLQMGKVLKVKIVATSEMEPSCHLSNNVRTPTLLASGVIDSWQEVVPEELEDEVNCAFKVDPHQMVEEPAARNISAYCLRCAKAVVTPVSSSLQTNTVEGDAVKQKVVSSPSASLAHKHREGTKVPLVRENISINLEKGYASFGAATESADSACATENSSMELTMEEGMVVPVSSAIVTNAAFTSVGESDTVDTESRFFHKRQNLALPCETSPTNLSALSQEQGAKNTTDHNFSDSVRHCGDMRGMLSTVGQPKSDQIASEMSDLAESLREERANTQTAANQQPAIVETTIKPQSLLDGRDVGIKEGLAVVSTLASPNTFTSCQEKQRADQHNLAVSKDFSTELLNLPNRSEATLAENLIASEIEISMQPPKPLLKCGNAESAATDHILSSLPGSPSSSQSVSEAELREQLAVVNKTPSVELPRSLQKEGEGTGSGLHCHKSLDLPNTDNELFKSQSINEASSPGNLKVVMKPPTDQIGPLNGEGGTEAAATSDHPLAPSCAVSELPCQPSSHEASLPEISVVAEETTSSELPMCSQEVGINTQGIDSYVDPVAFPCAPGRLSRFQSRTEGSLPGNPGAMNAAPSIEVTRYLVKEGEGTASAVNCYESLPQSSAIEELPLLHGIGKTLQANITATAEATSLSEPLCDEQADTEGMHGHHKNLVSRATTGWFCPPCRSEASSPEGSVVANETSSVELLGPPQKAHKGTTRAEIEHCEHSTASNAITEISGLPNKPVAHKLGPVEDPLTASLYIAESVWNMKIGGPQDTLLTQEPLVNPIDLKILEYTVLENHARSRAGCLPLAPSTLRRPPTGSLKRKRSATPASTVRATSSARADSGTLQQCTSAALLQPSSSIFSNKPSNDKVQKGVTTVSMGTGMKVIDTTIQGQAVVFSVLGLRNRMQKIVVKLPPNLVNTSNTQTAAVSSSDTPAHVEKRTRGWKPPASTASADTGTSAAHQSKEREERKEPTLLSGQNTSHTGCAIMDKLAMINQALAVPITKRKSKRITKAQTQHGGAHSNKTVTMPQKCLQAVTRREVEHTPRRKRKGSVRSEQVVPDILQPVLSPTSSKLSSISSKPSESSSSGTSNNAAGSDSTCETRSSQLQSLSSCKSAEEYVRMIKKLLFPTEESGSGSPGYNPVLATRPPYNWDKSSLKAPKRRGMTAVTPARQTTKAAPANVDTELEHYVTELSTSTDVIQYDSVLSELFDRVA; this is translated from the exons ATGCATTGTTTA ATGTCGTTTCAGAAGATCGTAGGATGGTGCGAGCGATGTCGGAGCGATGGACTGAAGAGTCCAATACTCCTTTACCCAGTCGGACCGACCGAAGCAGTGAAGATGTGCAGCAACTTGAAG tGTTCAGACATGGTAAATGGCAATATTCAGGCAGATCTCGTCGAGATAGACATGCCCAAATTGCGTGAAATTTTCACGGAGCCACGTCCAGTCAAATGGTGTGACAGTGATGGAGGATATCATCATCATTGCATCAAAGTACCCACATCAAGCGCCAGTCCTTCAGCAGGTTTGGACTCGAACAATCAGAAGAGCAGAACACATCATACTTCTGCCACCATCGCTGGCACGAAAAAGGTGACAACTGAACCCTTTCGAAGACATGCTGTTGATATTTGTGACAAGGTGCCTACTGCATCCAGAGCCAACCCATCACCAGACTTGCACCTGGAAAAACACAGGGACAGGTTGTGTCAAGGTGCTGCTGTTTCCATCAGTGGGGACACAGTACAGGCAACTGCCAACCCATTTAGAGAGCCCACAGTTGGCATTCGTGACAGTGCACCCACAGCATTGTTGTGTGCCGAGCCCCCAGTGCACGTCAACCCAGTGAAACATATGTACAGGACATGTCACACTTCTTCCTCTACTTGTGGCGATGCGGGACAGGTGTTCATCAAACCAGTTGGAGAGCCCACCGTAAACATTTGTGACAATGCAACCAATGAATCGCTGTGCACCAACTCCGAGGTGTGTGTGGATGAAGAGGAACATGTCTATAGTGCACGTGATACTTCTGCCTCCACTTGTAGTGAGGTGAGACATGGCACCATCGACAAAGTACTTGCCGTTACCACTTGTGGCAGTGCACCCATTCAGTCATTTGGCACTAATACCTCGCTCTGCGTAAACACAGACCATAGGTACAGGTCACATCCTTCTATCCACAAACCTGCTGCAGCTGTAACGTCAGCAGCGAGAGTTACCGCTTCATCATCTGGCTCAGCGTTTCATGATTCAACCATCATCCCCCTGAGTGTCAGTGCTCCATCGGAAGTGAAGACAAAGAAATGCAATGACACAGGAGGAGGTAGTGTTTTCTGCATGTCTCTGATACCCAAGGCGGTGGCAGTGAAAGTTGTTGCTTCATCAGAACATCCTTTCTGTGTTGTTAATCGTGAACCTACGAGCCCTAATCTCTGCCCAGAgacaaagcagaaaaaaaatgctgATGAAAAGTGTGATAAGGTCAACATGCTTCAAATGGGAAAAGTACTTAAAGTGAAAATTGTTGCTACATCTGAAATGGAGCCCTCTTGTCATCTCTCTAATAATGTTCGAACTCCCACACTCCTTGCAAGTGGTGTTATTGACTCGTGGCAAGAGGTGGTGCCAGAAGAACTAGAGGATGAAGTAAATTGTGCATTCAAAGTAGATCCACATCAAATGGTAGAAGAGCcagcagcaagaaacatttcTGCGTATTGTCTCAGGTGTGCGAAAGCAGTCGTTACCCCGGTATCTTCATCTCTACAAACAAATACTGTTGAGGGAGATGCTGTAAAGCAGAAAGTGGTTAGCTCACCATCTGCAAGCCTGGCGCACAAGCATAGGGAGGGAACAAAAGTGCCACTAGTTCGTGAAAATATCTCAATAAATTTAGAAAAAGGTTATGCGTCATTTGGTGCTGCCACTGAAAGTGCAGACAGTGCGTGTGCCACAGAAAACAGTTCTATGGAATTGACCATGGAGGAGGGGATGGTTGTACCTGTTTCAAGTGCCATTGTAACTAACGCTGCCTTCACATCTGTGGGAGAATCTGACACAGTGGACACGGAGAGCAGATTTTTTCACAAAAGACAGAACTTGGCATTACCCTGTGAAACTTCACCCACAAACCTATCTGCACTGTCACAAGAGCAAGGGGCTAAAAATACAACAGACCATAATTTCAGTGATTCAGTGAGACATTGTGGTGATATGCGTGGCATGCTAAGCACAGTAGGCCAACCAAAGAGTGACCAGATAGCTAGTGAAATGTCAGATCTGGCCGAATCTCTGAGGGAAGAGCGGGCTAATACTCAAACTGCAGCTAATCAGCAACCTGCCATTGTAGAAACTACAATAAAGCCTCAAAGTCTGCTTGATGGAAGAGATGTAGGCATAAAAGAAGGCTTAGCCGTAGTAAGCACGCTTGCTTCGCCGAATACCTTTACATCTTGTCAAGAAAAGCAAAGAGCAGATCAACACAACCTCGCTGTTTCGAAAGACTTCAGCACTGAGCTGTTGAACTTGCCTAACAGAAGTGAAGCAACCTTAGCAGAAAACTTAATAGCAAGTGAAATTGAAATATCAATGCAGCCACCTAAACCGTTACTGAAATGTGGGAACGCAGAAAGTGCCGCCACTGACCACATTCTTTCTAGCCTGCCAGGTTCCCCATCCAGTTCGCAAAGTGTAAGTGAGGCAGAGTTACGAGAACAGTTGGCAGTAGTGAATAAAACTCCTTCAGTGGAGCTGCCCAGGTCTTTACAAAAAGAGGGAGAAGGCACCGGCAGTGGACTGCACTGCCATAAATCCCTTGATTTACCAAATACTGATAATGAGCTTTTCAAATCGCAAAGTATAAATGAAGCAAGCTCACCAGGAAACTTGAAAGTAGTGATGAAACCCCCAACTGACCAAATCGGACCGTTAAATGGAGAAGGGGGCACTGAAGCTGCTGCTACCTCTGACCACCCTCTTGCTCCGTCTTGTGCAGTCAGTGAATTACCTTGCCAACCAAGCTCCCATGAAGCAAGCTTACCAGAAATATCTGTCGTAGCAGAGGAGACTACGTCATCGGAGCTACCTATGTGTTCACAAGAAGTAGGGATAAACACTCAAGGTATTGACAGCTACGTTGACCCTGTTGCTTTTCCATGTGCTCCTGGTAGACTGTCTAGATTTCAAAGCAGAACTGAGGGAAGCTTACCAGGAAATCCAGGGGCCATGAATGCAGCACCCTCAATAGAGGTGACCAGATATCTGGTGAAGGAAGGAGAAGGTACCGCAAGTGCTGTCAACTGCTATGAATCTTTACCTCAGTCTAGTGCCATTGAAGAACTGCCACTCCTGCACGGCATTGGCAAGACATTGCAAGCTAACATCACAGCAACGGCTGAAGCCACATCACTATCAGAACCCTTGTGTGACGAACAAGCAGATACCGAGGGTATGCACGGGCACCATAAAAACCTTGTGTCAAGGGCTACCACTGGTTGGTTCTGTCCACCATGTAGAAGTGAGGCTAGCTCACCAGAAGGCTCAGTGGTAGCAAATGAAACCTCATCAGTGGAGCTACTGGGGCCTCCACAGAAGGCACACAAAGGCACTACACGCGCAGAAATAGAGCACTGTGAACATTCCACTGCGTCAAATGCTATCACTGAAATCTCTGGTTTGCCAAACAAACCTGTGGCTCACAAACTGGGTCCTGTAGAGGATCCCCTTACAGCGTCATTGTACATTGCAGAGAGCGTGTGGAATATGAAAATTGGTGGACCGCAGGATACCTTGTTGACACAGGAACCTCTTGTGAATCCCATTGACCTTAAGATTTTAGAGTACACTGTGTTGGAAAACCATGCAAGGAGTAGAGCTGGCTGCCTTCCACTGGCACCTTCTACTTTGCGTCGGCCTCCTACTGGCAGTTTAAAGAGAAAGAGGAGTGCAACACCCGCCAGTACTGTCAGAGCGACTAGTAGTGCAAGGGCTGACTCTGGCACATTGCAGCAGTGCACCTCTGCTGCATTGTTGCAGCCATCGTCGAGTATTTTCAGCAACAAGCCTTCGAATGATAAAGTGCAGAAGGGTGTCACTACGGTTTCCATGGGAACTGGAATGAAAGTGATTGACACCACGATTCAGGGGCAGGCCGTTGTCTTTTCAGTTTTGGGTCTACGAAACAGAATGCAGAAAATTGTGGTCAAGCTCCCTCCCAACCTAGTCAACACAAGCAATACGCAGACTGCAGCTGTTTCTTCGTCGGACACACCAGCACATGTTGAGAAGAGGACAAGAGGGTGGAAGCCACCTGCCAGCACCGCAAGTGCAGATACAGGCACAAGTGCAGCACACCAAAGCAaggaaagggaagaaagaaaagaacctaCTCTGCTGTCGGGGCAAAACACCAGTCATACTGGCTGTGCAATAATGGACAAGTTGGCCATGATCAACCAAGCCCTGGCCGTACCGATAACCAAACGAAAGTCCAAGAGAATTACAAAAGCACAGACGCAACATGGTGGAGCCCACTCAAATAAAACGGTGACAATGCCACAGAAATGCCTGCAGGCAGTGACAAGAAGAGAAGTGGAACACACTCcgcgtagaaaaagaaaaggtagtgTTCGGAGTGAGCAGGTAGTTCCAGACATCTTGCAACCTGTCCTCAGCCCCACGTCCAGCAAGCTCAGTTCCATAAGCTCAAAACCAAGCGAAAGCAGCTCATCTGGCACTTCCAATAATGCAGCTGGCTCTGACTCTACTTGTGAAACCAGGAGTTCTCAATTGCAGTCCTTGAGCAGCTGCAAGTCTGCTGAGGAATATGTACGAATGATAAAAAAACTTCTCTTCCCAACAGAGGAGAGTGGGAGTGGGTCCCCTGGATACAACCCTGTGCTTGCAACCCGTCCACCTTACAATTGGGACAAGTCATCTTTGAAAGCACCAAAGCGTAGAGGGATGACTGCAGTGACTCCTGCAAGGCAGACAACTAAAGCAGCTCCTGCTAATGTTGACACAGAGCTAGAGCACTATGTCACCGAGTTGTCTACCTCCACAGATGTTATTCAGTATGACAGTGTTCTGTCAGAATTGTTTGACCGTGTTGCATAG
- the LOC126547013 gene encoding uncharacterized protein isoform X2: protein MSFQKIVGWCERCRSDGLKSPILLYPVGPTEAVKMCSNLKCSDMVNGNIQADLVEIDMPKLREIFTEPRPVKWCDSDGGYHHHCIKVPTSSASPSAGLDSNNQKSRTHHTSATIAGTKKVTTEPFRRHAVDICDKVPTASRANPSPDLHLEKHRDRLCQGAAVSISGDTVQATANPFREPTVGIRDSAPTALLCAEPPVHVNPVKHMYRTCHTSSSTCGDAGQVFIKPVGEPTVNICDNATNESLCTNSEVCVDEEEHVYSARDTSASTCSEVRHGTIDKVLAVTTCGSAPIQSFGTNTSLCVNTDHRYRSHPSIHKPAAAVTSAARVTASSSGSAFHDSTIIPLSVSAPSEVKTKKCNDTGGGSVFCMSLIPKAVAVKVVASSEHPFCVVNREPTSPNLCPETKQKKNADEKCDKVNMLQMGKVLKVKIVATSEMEPSCHLSNNVRTPTLLASGVIDSWQEVVPEELEDEVNCAFKVDPHQMVEEPAARNISAYCLRCAKAVVTPVSSSLQTNTVEGDAVKQKVVSSPSASLAHKHREGTKVPLVRENISINLEKGYASFGAATESADSACATENSSMELTMEEGMVVPVSSAIVTNAAFTSVGESDTVDTESRFFHKRQNLALPCETSPTNLSALSQEQGAKNTTDHNFSDSVRHCGDMRGMLSTVGQPKSDQIASEMSDLAESLREERANTQTAANQQPAIVETTIKPQSLLDGRDVGIKEGLAVVSTLASPNTFTSCQEKQRADQHNLAVSKDFSTELLNLPNRSEATLAENLIASEIEISMQPPKPLLKCGNAESAATDHILSSLPGSPSSSQSVSEAELREQLAVVNKTPSVELPRSLQKEGEGTGSGLHCHKSLDLPNTDNELFKSQSINEASSPGNLKVVMKPPTDQIGPLNGEGGTEAAATSDHPLAPSCAVSELPCQPSSHEASLPEISVVAEETTSSELPMCSQEVGINTQGIDSYVDPVAFPCAPGRLSRFQSRTEGSLPGNPGAMNAAPSIEVTRYLVKEGEGTASAVNCYESLPQSSAIEELPLLHGIGKTLQANITATAEATSLSEPLCDEQADTEGMHGHHKNLVSRATTGWFCPPCRSEASSPEGSVVANETSSVELLGPPQKAHKGTTRAEIEHCEHSTASNAITEISGLPNKPVAHKLGPVEDPLTASLYIAESVWNMKIGGPQDTLLTQEPLVNPIDLKILEYTVLENHARSRAGCLPLAPSTLRRPPTGSLKRKRSATPASTVRATSSARADSGTLQQCTSAALLQPSSSIFSNKPSNDKVQKGVTTVSMGTGMKVIDTTIQGQAVVFSVLGLRNRMQKIVVKLPPNLVNTSNTQTAAVSSSDTPAHVEKRTRGWKPPASTASADTGTSAAHQSKEREERKEPTLLSGQNTSHTGCAIMDKLAMINQALAVPITKRKSKRITKAQTQHGGAHSNKTVTMPQKCLQAVTRREVEHTPRRKRKGSVRSEQVVPDILQPVLSPTSSKLSSISSKPSESSSSGTSNNAAGSDSTCETRSSQLQSLSSCKSAEEYVRMIKKLLFPTEESGSGSPGYNPVLATRPPYNWDKSSLKAPKRRGMTAVTPARQTTKAAPANVDTELEHYVTELSTSTDVIQYDSVLSELFDRVA from the exons ATGTCGTTTCAGAAGATCGTAGGATGGTGCGAGCGATGTCGGAGCGATGGACTGAAGAGTCCAATACTCCTTTACCCAGTCGGACCGACCGAAGCAGTGAAGATGTGCAGCAACTTGAAG tGTTCAGACATGGTAAATGGCAATATTCAGGCAGATCTCGTCGAGATAGACATGCCCAAATTGCGTGAAATTTTCACGGAGCCACGTCCAGTCAAATGGTGTGACAGTGATGGAGGATATCATCATCATTGCATCAAAGTACCCACATCAAGCGCCAGTCCTTCAGCAGGTTTGGACTCGAACAATCAGAAGAGCAGAACACATCATACTTCTGCCACCATCGCTGGCACGAAAAAGGTGACAACTGAACCCTTTCGAAGACATGCTGTTGATATTTGTGACAAGGTGCCTACTGCATCCAGAGCCAACCCATCACCAGACTTGCACCTGGAAAAACACAGGGACAGGTTGTGTCAAGGTGCTGCTGTTTCCATCAGTGGGGACACAGTACAGGCAACTGCCAACCCATTTAGAGAGCCCACAGTTGGCATTCGTGACAGTGCACCCACAGCATTGTTGTGTGCCGAGCCCCCAGTGCACGTCAACCCAGTGAAACATATGTACAGGACATGTCACACTTCTTCCTCTACTTGTGGCGATGCGGGACAGGTGTTCATCAAACCAGTTGGAGAGCCCACCGTAAACATTTGTGACAATGCAACCAATGAATCGCTGTGCACCAACTCCGAGGTGTGTGTGGATGAAGAGGAACATGTCTATAGTGCACGTGATACTTCTGCCTCCACTTGTAGTGAGGTGAGACATGGCACCATCGACAAAGTACTTGCCGTTACCACTTGTGGCAGTGCACCCATTCAGTCATTTGGCACTAATACCTCGCTCTGCGTAAACACAGACCATAGGTACAGGTCACATCCTTCTATCCACAAACCTGCTGCAGCTGTAACGTCAGCAGCGAGAGTTACCGCTTCATCATCTGGCTCAGCGTTTCATGATTCAACCATCATCCCCCTGAGTGTCAGTGCTCCATCGGAAGTGAAGACAAAGAAATGCAATGACACAGGAGGAGGTAGTGTTTTCTGCATGTCTCTGATACCCAAGGCGGTGGCAGTGAAAGTTGTTGCTTCATCAGAACATCCTTTCTGTGTTGTTAATCGTGAACCTACGAGCCCTAATCTCTGCCCAGAgacaaagcagaaaaaaaatgctgATGAAAAGTGTGATAAGGTCAACATGCTTCAAATGGGAAAAGTACTTAAAGTGAAAATTGTTGCTACATCTGAAATGGAGCCCTCTTGTCATCTCTCTAATAATGTTCGAACTCCCACACTCCTTGCAAGTGGTGTTATTGACTCGTGGCAAGAGGTGGTGCCAGAAGAACTAGAGGATGAAGTAAATTGTGCATTCAAAGTAGATCCACATCAAATGGTAGAAGAGCcagcagcaagaaacatttcTGCGTATTGTCTCAGGTGTGCGAAAGCAGTCGTTACCCCGGTATCTTCATCTCTACAAACAAATACTGTTGAGGGAGATGCTGTAAAGCAGAAAGTGGTTAGCTCACCATCTGCAAGCCTGGCGCACAAGCATAGGGAGGGAACAAAAGTGCCACTAGTTCGTGAAAATATCTCAATAAATTTAGAAAAAGGTTATGCGTCATTTGGTGCTGCCACTGAAAGTGCAGACAGTGCGTGTGCCACAGAAAACAGTTCTATGGAATTGACCATGGAGGAGGGGATGGTTGTACCTGTTTCAAGTGCCATTGTAACTAACGCTGCCTTCACATCTGTGGGAGAATCTGACACAGTGGACACGGAGAGCAGATTTTTTCACAAAAGACAGAACTTGGCATTACCCTGTGAAACTTCACCCACAAACCTATCTGCACTGTCACAAGAGCAAGGGGCTAAAAATACAACAGACCATAATTTCAGTGATTCAGTGAGACATTGTGGTGATATGCGTGGCATGCTAAGCACAGTAGGCCAACCAAAGAGTGACCAGATAGCTAGTGAAATGTCAGATCTGGCCGAATCTCTGAGGGAAGAGCGGGCTAATACTCAAACTGCAGCTAATCAGCAACCTGCCATTGTAGAAACTACAATAAAGCCTCAAAGTCTGCTTGATGGAAGAGATGTAGGCATAAAAGAAGGCTTAGCCGTAGTAAGCACGCTTGCTTCGCCGAATACCTTTACATCTTGTCAAGAAAAGCAAAGAGCAGATCAACACAACCTCGCTGTTTCGAAAGACTTCAGCACTGAGCTGTTGAACTTGCCTAACAGAAGTGAAGCAACCTTAGCAGAAAACTTAATAGCAAGTGAAATTGAAATATCAATGCAGCCACCTAAACCGTTACTGAAATGTGGGAACGCAGAAAGTGCCGCCACTGACCACATTCTTTCTAGCCTGCCAGGTTCCCCATCCAGTTCGCAAAGTGTAAGTGAGGCAGAGTTACGAGAACAGTTGGCAGTAGTGAATAAAACTCCTTCAGTGGAGCTGCCCAGGTCTTTACAAAAAGAGGGAGAAGGCACCGGCAGTGGACTGCACTGCCATAAATCCCTTGATTTACCAAATACTGATAATGAGCTTTTCAAATCGCAAAGTATAAATGAAGCAAGCTCACCAGGAAACTTGAAAGTAGTGATGAAACCCCCAACTGACCAAATCGGACCGTTAAATGGAGAAGGGGGCACTGAAGCTGCTGCTACCTCTGACCACCCTCTTGCTCCGTCTTGTGCAGTCAGTGAATTACCTTGCCAACCAAGCTCCCATGAAGCAAGCTTACCAGAAATATCTGTCGTAGCAGAGGAGACTACGTCATCGGAGCTACCTATGTGTTCACAAGAAGTAGGGATAAACACTCAAGGTATTGACAGCTACGTTGACCCTGTTGCTTTTCCATGTGCTCCTGGTAGACTGTCTAGATTTCAAAGCAGAACTGAGGGAAGCTTACCAGGAAATCCAGGGGCCATGAATGCAGCACCCTCAATAGAGGTGACCAGATATCTGGTGAAGGAAGGAGAAGGTACCGCAAGTGCTGTCAACTGCTATGAATCTTTACCTCAGTCTAGTGCCATTGAAGAACTGCCACTCCTGCACGGCATTGGCAAGACATTGCAAGCTAACATCACAGCAACGGCTGAAGCCACATCACTATCAGAACCCTTGTGTGACGAACAAGCAGATACCGAGGGTATGCACGGGCACCATAAAAACCTTGTGTCAAGGGCTACCACTGGTTGGTTCTGTCCACCATGTAGAAGTGAGGCTAGCTCACCAGAAGGCTCAGTGGTAGCAAATGAAACCTCATCAGTGGAGCTACTGGGGCCTCCACAGAAGGCACACAAAGGCACTACACGCGCAGAAATAGAGCACTGTGAACATTCCACTGCGTCAAATGCTATCACTGAAATCTCTGGTTTGCCAAACAAACCTGTGGCTCACAAACTGGGTCCTGTAGAGGATCCCCTTACAGCGTCATTGTACATTGCAGAGAGCGTGTGGAATATGAAAATTGGTGGACCGCAGGATACCTTGTTGACACAGGAACCTCTTGTGAATCCCATTGACCTTAAGATTTTAGAGTACACTGTGTTGGAAAACCATGCAAGGAGTAGAGCTGGCTGCCTTCCACTGGCACCTTCTACTTTGCGTCGGCCTCCTACTGGCAGTTTAAAGAGAAAGAGGAGTGCAACACCCGCCAGTACTGTCAGAGCGACTAGTAGTGCAAGGGCTGACTCTGGCACATTGCAGCAGTGCACCTCTGCTGCATTGTTGCAGCCATCGTCGAGTATTTTCAGCAACAAGCCTTCGAATGATAAAGTGCAGAAGGGTGTCACTACGGTTTCCATGGGAACTGGAATGAAAGTGATTGACACCACGATTCAGGGGCAGGCCGTTGTCTTTTCAGTTTTGGGTCTACGAAACAGAATGCAGAAAATTGTGGTCAAGCTCCCTCCCAACCTAGTCAACACAAGCAATACGCAGACTGCAGCTGTTTCTTCGTCGGACACACCAGCACATGTTGAGAAGAGGACAAGAGGGTGGAAGCCACCTGCCAGCACCGCAAGTGCAGATACAGGCACAAGTGCAGCACACCAAAGCAaggaaagggaagaaagaaaagaacctaCTCTGCTGTCGGGGCAAAACACCAGTCATACTGGCTGTGCAATAATGGACAAGTTGGCCATGATCAACCAAGCCCTGGCCGTACCGATAACCAAACGAAAGTCCAAGAGAATTACAAAAGCACAGACGCAACATGGTGGAGCCCACTCAAATAAAACGGTGACAATGCCACAGAAATGCCTGCAGGCAGTGACAAGAAGAGAAGTGGAACACACTCcgcgtagaaaaagaaaaggtagtgTTCGGAGTGAGCAGGTAGTTCCAGACATCTTGCAACCTGTCCTCAGCCCCACGTCCAGCAAGCTCAGTTCCATAAGCTCAAAACCAAGCGAAAGCAGCTCATCTGGCACTTCCAATAATGCAGCTGGCTCTGACTCTACTTGTGAAACCAGGAGTTCTCAATTGCAGTCCTTGAGCAGCTGCAAGTCTGCTGAGGAATATGTACGAATGATAAAAAAACTTCTCTTCCCAACAGAGGAGAGTGGGAGTGGGTCCCCTGGATACAACCCTGTGCTTGCAACCCGTCCACCTTACAATTGGGACAAGTCATCTTTGAAAGCACCAAAGCGTAGAGGGATGACTGCAGTGACTCCTGCAAGGCAGACAACTAAAGCAGCTCCTGCTAATGTTGACACAGAGCTAGAGCACTATGTCACCGAGTTGTCTACCTCCACAGATGTTATTCAGTATGACAGTGTTCTGTCAGAATTGTTTGACCGTGTTGCATAG